A single window of Lutzomyia longipalpis isolate SR_M1_2022 chromosome 1, ASM2433408v1 DNA harbors:
- the LOC129797363 gene encoding RUN and FYVE domain-containing protein 2-like isoform X1: MREMRALHGNSESNNNGSRQIQLPKAGKGMEELVGAQDTIYLCNFRVSVDGEWLCLKELQDLDIQDGSSAAARENGVVFVSGSGDSAATNNTIARDNSRRFANFNARDPAAIERSNLVNICKLVVKELLEQSLRFGRMLDSDHLPLQHFFIVLEHVLRHGLKPKKGLLGPKKELWDILQSVEKYAVEAQDITASVRDLPTVRTQIGRARAWLRLALMQKKLADYLQALVDNRDEALAEYYEPHALMMSDEVILIMGILVGLNVIDCNLCVKEEDLDSQQGVIDFSLYLRSSTRTSPEDEVHTIVEAGNAEHMTAVLDQKNYIEELNRHLNATVANLQGKLESLTTTNALMKEDLAIARNSLLSLQAENLALRQSAQNPNANAGENLNVHDRIDPEVERTLVEEKKKRQDLERELELQVSLKAETEMAMKLLEKDIHEKQDTIVSLRRQLEDIKQINLEMYKKLQECESSLKHKTELLSKLEAQKEAMGSALTQLENKYSSETTSLAVLQDTSQTLSIQMMACEERAARVEADLRIEREWRNSLQEKEVKLKEQINALQLNVKELRDDAKKHEKVAAELSTLKRKWQEAQYTLEELGMQLSVSKLQISELKEKQTSHDGSLAGAADMTGSGVWAPDKLSSKCRSCNREFGITRRKHHCRNCGEIFCHNCSEQMAPLPNAQGQLGKPVRVCDGCWEVINATRN, encoded by the exons ATGCGAGAAATGCGGGCTCTGCATGGGAATAGTGAATCAAACAACAATGGAAGTCGCCAGATTCAATTGCCAAAGGCCGGGAAGGGTATGGAGGAGCTGGTTGGGGCACAAGACACCATATATCTGTGCAATTTTCGTGTCTCCGTCGACGGGGAGTGGCTCTGCCTGAAAGAACTTCAAGATCTCGACATTCAGGATGGAAGTTCAGCAGCTGCGAGGGAGAATGGGGTTGTTTTCGTGTCAGGAAGTGGAGATTCTGCAGCAACAAATAATACCATCGCACGGGACAACTCCAGAcgatttgcaaattttaatg CTCGAGATCCCGCAGCTATTGAGAGGAGCAATTTGGTTAACATTTGCAAGCTTGTTGTGAAGGAATTGCTTGAGCAGTCGCTTCGTTTTGGTCGTATGTTGGACTCGGATCATCTTCCGCTGCAGCATTTCTTCATTGTGCTCGAACACGTGCTGAGGCATGGGTTGAAACCCAAAAAAGGACTTCTGGGACCAAAGAAGGAACTCTGGGATATTCTACAGAGTGTGGAGAAGTATGCTGTGGAGGCGCAAGATATTACGGCGAGTGTGAGAGATCTCCCCACGGTACGAACACAAATTGGAAGGGCTCGTGCTTGGTTGCGCTTAGCATTGATGCAGAAAAAATTGGCGGATTATCTCCAAGCTCTCGTGGATAATCGCGATGAAGCCCTGGCGGAGTACTACGAGCCCCATGCTCTCATGATGAGTGATGAGGTAATCTTGATCATGGGAATCCTCGTGGGGCTGAATGTGATTGATTGCAATTTGTGCGTCAAAGAGGAAGATCTCGATTCACAGCAAGGTGTCATTGATTTCTCACTGTATCTGCGCTCAAGCACGAGGACAAGTCCTGAAGATGAGGTGCACACAATTGTCGAAGCGGGAAATGCTGAGCACATGACGGCAGTTCTGGATCAAAAGAACTACATTGAGGAGCTGAATCGGCACTTGAA TGCAACAGTGGCTAATTTGCAGGGCAAGCTTGAGTCACTCACCACCACGAATGCCCTCATGAAAGAAGATCTTGCCATTGCTAGGAATAGTCTTCTATCGCTTCAAGCGGAAAATCTTGCTCTGCGTCAGAGTGCTCAGAATCCAAATGCAAATGCCGGTGAGAATTTGAATGTACACGATCGAATTGATCCGGAAGTGGAGAGAACACTCgtggaggagaagaagaagaggcaAGACTTGGAGAGGGAATTGGAGTTGCAA GTTTCCCTAAAGGCTGAGACGGAAATGGCGATGAAGTTGCTGGAAAAGGATATTCACGAGAAGCAGGACACCATTGTGTCTCTCCGGAGGCAGTTGGAGgatataaaacaaattaatctgGAAATGTACAAAAAGCTTCAG gAATGCGAATCATCTCTTAAGCACAAAACTGAGTTGCTATCGAAGCTTGAGGCTCAAAAAGAGGCCATGGGGAGTGCTTTAACGCAACTAGAAAACAA ATACTCATCCGAAACCACGAGTTTGGCTGTTCTTCAGGATACGTCGCAAACTTTGTCAATTCAGATGATGGCGTGTGAGGAACGAGCTGCCCGAGTGGAGGCTGATTTGCGAATTGAGAGAGAATGGAGGAATTCCCTTCAGGAAAAGGAGGTAAAATTAAAGGAGCAGATCAATGCGTTGCAGTTAAATGTTAAGGAGTTGCGAGATGATGCAAAGAAGCATGAAAAGGTTGCGGCTGAACTTAGTACACTTAAGAGGAAGTGGCAGGAAGCACAGTACACGCTAGAGGAACTGGGCATGCAATTGAGCGTGAGTAAGCTGCAAATCTCGGAGCTGAAAGAGAAGCAGACGAGTCACGATGGTAGCCTTGCGGGTGCTGCAGATATGACGGGTAGTGGAGTATGGGCGCCGGACAAGCTCAGCTCCAAATGTCGCAGCTGCAATCGAGAATTCGGGATAACACGGCGGAAGCATCACTGCAGGAATTGCGGGGAGATTTTCTGCCACAACTGTTCAGAACAAATGGCACCCCTGCCTAATGCTCAGGGGCAATTGGGGAAGCCCGTGAGGGTGTGCGATGGGTGCTGGGAAGTTATCAATGCAACACGAAATTGA
- the LOC129797363 gene encoding protein RUFY3-like isoform X3, whose translation MREMRALHGNSESNNNGSRQIQLPKAGKGMEELVGAQDTIYLCNFRVSVDGEWLCLKELQDLDIQDGSSAAARENGVVFVSGSGDSAATNNTIARDNSRRFANFNARDPAAIERSNLVNICKLVVKELLEQSLRFGRMLDSDHLPLQHFFIVLEHVLRHGLKPKKGLLGPKKELWDILQSVEKYAVEAQDITASVRDLPTVRTQIGRARAWLRLALMQKKLADYLQALVDNRDEALAEYYEPHALMMSDEVILIMGILVGLNVIDCNLCVKEEDLDSQQGVIDFSLYLRSSTRTSPEDEVHTIVEAGNAEHMTAVLDQKNYIEELNRHLNATVANLQGKLESLTTTNALMKEDLAIARNSLLSLQAENLALRQSAQNPNANAGENLNVHDRIDPEVERTLVEEKKKRQDLERELELQVSLKAETEMAMKLLEKDIHEKQDTIVSLRRQLEDIKQINLEMYKKLQECEGELTQKGEMVSRLQAKASQIGKILTTLEKKYEGADSLESPMATTPSTGIPPVKRPYLRVDPIPPFNANKMRKSPSANLPMDNAAHPSASSSTPQATEKGND comes from the exons ATGCGAGAAATGCGGGCTCTGCATGGGAATAGTGAATCAAACAACAATGGAAGTCGCCAGATTCAATTGCCAAAGGCCGGGAAGGGTATGGAGGAGCTGGTTGGGGCACAAGACACCATATATCTGTGCAATTTTCGTGTCTCCGTCGACGGGGAGTGGCTCTGCCTGAAAGAACTTCAAGATCTCGACATTCAGGATGGAAGTTCAGCAGCTGCGAGGGAGAATGGGGTTGTTTTCGTGTCAGGAAGTGGAGATTCTGCAGCAACAAATAATACCATCGCACGGGACAACTCCAGAcgatttgcaaattttaatg CTCGAGATCCCGCAGCTATTGAGAGGAGCAATTTGGTTAACATTTGCAAGCTTGTTGTGAAGGAATTGCTTGAGCAGTCGCTTCGTTTTGGTCGTATGTTGGACTCGGATCATCTTCCGCTGCAGCATTTCTTCATTGTGCTCGAACACGTGCTGAGGCATGGGTTGAAACCCAAAAAAGGACTTCTGGGACCAAAGAAGGAACTCTGGGATATTCTACAGAGTGTGGAGAAGTATGCTGTGGAGGCGCAAGATATTACGGCGAGTGTGAGAGATCTCCCCACGGTACGAACACAAATTGGAAGGGCTCGTGCTTGGTTGCGCTTAGCATTGATGCAGAAAAAATTGGCGGATTATCTCCAAGCTCTCGTGGATAATCGCGATGAAGCCCTGGCGGAGTACTACGAGCCCCATGCTCTCATGATGAGTGATGAGGTAATCTTGATCATGGGAATCCTCGTGGGGCTGAATGTGATTGATTGCAATTTGTGCGTCAAAGAGGAAGATCTCGATTCACAGCAAGGTGTCATTGATTTCTCACTGTATCTGCGCTCAAGCACGAGGACAAGTCCTGAAGATGAGGTGCACACAATTGTCGAAGCGGGAAATGCTGAGCACATGACGGCAGTTCTGGATCAAAAGAACTACATTGAGGAGCTGAATCGGCACTTGAA TGCAACAGTGGCTAATTTGCAGGGCAAGCTTGAGTCACTCACCACCACGAATGCCCTCATGAAAGAAGATCTTGCCATTGCTAGGAATAGTCTTCTATCGCTTCAAGCGGAAAATCTTGCTCTGCGTCAGAGTGCTCAGAATCCAAATGCAAATGCCGGTGAGAATTTGAATGTACACGATCGAATTGATCCGGAAGTGGAGAGAACACTCgtggaggagaagaagaagaggcaAGACTTGGAGAGGGAATTGGAGTTGCAA GTTTCCCTAAAGGCTGAGACGGAAATGGCGATGAAGTTGCTGGAAAAGGATATTCACGAGAAGCAGGACACCATTGTGTCTCTCCGGAGGCAGTTGGAGgatataaaacaaattaatctgGAAATGTACAAAAAGCTTCAG GAGTGCGAGGGAGAGCTCACTCAAAAGGGTGAAATGGTGTCGAGATTGCAGGCAAAAGCATCCCAGATTGGTAAAATTCTCACAACATTGGAGAAGAAGTATGAGGGGGCGGATTCATTGGAATCCCCAATGGCGACAACACCCTCCACGGGCATACCGCCGGTGAAGAGGCCATATTTGCGTGTTGATCCAATTCCACCGTTCAATGCCAACAAAATGCGAAAATCACCTTCTGCCAATTTGCCAATGGATAATGCTGCCCATCCATCGGCATCATCGTCCACGCCACAAGCTACGGAGAAGGggaatgattga
- the LOC129797363 gene encoding RUN and FYVE domain-containing protein 2-like isoform X2, with translation MSIDTKGLFFRNESEEDSGPSGTPSLSPSLSSIAESFSRRPGSNSHPVPTHFVTFDGKKIRARDPAAIERSNLVNICKLVVKELLEQSLRFGRMLDSDHLPLQHFFIVLEHVLRHGLKPKKGLLGPKKELWDILQSVEKYAVEAQDITASVRDLPTVRTQIGRARAWLRLALMQKKLADYLQALVDNRDEALAEYYEPHALMMSDEVILIMGILVGLNVIDCNLCVKEEDLDSQQGVIDFSLYLRSSTRTSPEDEVHTIVEAGNAEHMTAVLDQKNYIEELNRHLNATVANLQGKLESLTTTNALMKEDLAIARNSLLSLQAENLALRQSAQNPNANAGENLNVHDRIDPEVERTLVEEKKKRQDLERELELQVSLKAETEMAMKLLEKDIHEKQDTIVSLRRQLEDIKQINLEMYKKLQECESSLKHKTELLSKLEAQKEAMGSALTQLENKYSSETTSLAVLQDTSQTLSIQMMACEERAARVEADLRIEREWRNSLQEKEVKLKEQINALQLNVKELRDDAKKHEKVAAELSTLKRKWQEAQYTLEELGMQLSVSKLQISELKEKQTSHDGSLAGAADMTGSGVWAPDKLSSKCRSCNREFGITRRKHHCRNCGEIFCHNCSEQMAPLPNAQGQLGKPVRVCDGCWEVINATRN, from the exons ATGTCGATTGATACGAAAGGTCTCTTCTTCCGCAATGAATCCGAGGAGGATTCCGGGCCTAGTGGGACCCCAAGTCTCTCCCCATCGCTCTCATCTATTGCTGAATCATTTAGCCGACGCCCTGGTAGCAATTCCCATCCGGTGCCGACGCATTTTGTAACATTCGACGGGAAGAAGATACGAG CTCGAGATCCCGCAGCTATTGAGAGGAGCAATTTGGTTAACATTTGCAAGCTTGTTGTGAAGGAATTGCTTGAGCAGTCGCTTCGTTTTGGTCGTATGTTGGACTCGGATCATCTTCCGCTGCAGCATTTCTTCATTGTGCTCGAACACGTGCTGAGGCATGGGTTGAAACCCAAAAAAGGACTTCTGGGACCAAAGAAGGAACTCTGGGATATTCTACAGAGTGTGGAGAAGTATGCTGTGGAGGCGCAAGATATTACGGCGAGTGTGAGAGATCTCCCCACGGTACGAACACAAATTGGAAGGGCTCGTGCTTGGTTGCGCTTAGCATTGATGCAGAAAAAATTGGCGGATTATCTCCAAGCTCTCGTGGATAATCGCGATGAAGCCCTGGCGGAGTACTACGAGCCCCATGCTCTCATGATGAGTGATGAGGTAATCTTGATCATGGGAATCCTCGTGGGGCTGAATGTGATTGATTGCAATTTGTGCGTCAAAGAGGAAGATCTCGATTCACAGCAAGGTGTCATTGATTTCTCACTGTATCTGCGCTCAAGCACGAGGACAAGTCCTGAAGATGAGGTGCACACAATTGTCGAAGCGGGAAATGCTGAGCACATGACGGCAGTTCTGGATCAAAAGAACTACATTGAGGAGCTGAATCGGCACTTGAA TGCAACAGTGGCTAATTTGCAGGGCAAGCTTGAGTCACTCACCACCACGAATGCCCTCATGAAAGAAGATCTTGCCATTGCTAGGAATAGTCTTCTATCGCTTCAAGCGGAAAATCTTGCTCTGCGTCAGAGTGCTCAGAATCCAAATGCAAATGCCGGTGAGAATTTGAATGTACACGATCGAATTGATCCGGAAGTGGAGAGAACACTCgtggaggagaagaagaagaggcaAGACTTGGAGAGGGAATTGGAGTTGCAA GTTTCCCTAAAGGCTGAGACGGAAATGGCGATGAAGTTGCTGGAAAAGGATATTCACGAGAAGCAGGACACCATTGTGTCTCTCCGGAGGCAGTTGGAGgatataaaacaaattaatctgGAAATGTACAAAAAGCTTCAG gAATGCGAATCATCTCTTAAGCACAAAACTGAGTTGCTATCGAAGCTTGAGGCTCAAAAAGAGGCCATGGGGAGTGCTTTAACGCAACTAGAAAACAA ATACTCATCCGAAACCACGAGTTTGGCTGTTCTTCAGGATACGTCGCAAACTTTGTCAATTCAGATGATGGCGTGTGAGGAACGAGCTGCCCGAGTGGAGGCTGATTTGCGAATTGAGAGAGAATGGAGGAATTCCCTTCAGGAAAAGGAGGTAAAATTAAAGGAGCAGATCAATGCGTTGCAGTTAAATGTTAAGGAGTTGCGAGATGATGCAAAGAAGCATGAAAAGGTTGCGGCTGAACTTAGTACACTTAAGAGGAAGTGGCAGGAAGCACAGTACACGCTAGAGGAACTGGGCATGCAATTGAGCGTGAGTAAGCTGCAAATCTCGGAGCTGAAAGAGAAGCAGACGAGTCACGATGGTAGCCTTGCGGGTGCTGCAGATATGACGGGTAGTGGAGTATGGGCGCCGGACAAGCTCAGCTCCAAATGTCGCAGCTGCAATCGAGAATTCGGGATAACACGGCGGAAGCATCACTGCAGGAATTGCGGGGAGATTTTCTGCCACAACTGTTCAGAACAAATGGCACCCCTGCCTAATGCTCAGGGGCAATTGGGGAAGCCCGTGAGGGTGTGCGATGGGTGCTGGGAAGTTATCAATGCAACACGAAATTGA
- the LOC129797362 gene encoding zinc transporter ZIP13 homolog, whose translation MNATIMSITNLTSALFDDKLQFLCKELVDAYVPEFITSMPYRPWMFSVLGSILIGLSGILPLLVIPTLSEDDKKKGINPSESKSLKLLLSFAVGGLLGDVFLHLLPEAWSGDATPNGEHPSMRSGLWVLAGILIFTIVEKIFSGYVNADENNPQPKCVEIANCLLRKHGGKLPANGEAIKCTVNGKCDIEDVPNGCYLAAQERKEPQKKVAGYLNLLANSIDNFTHGLAVAGSFLLSFRHGVLATFAILLHEIPHEVGDFAILLRSGFSRWDAAKAQLLTAGAGLIGALVAIFGSSVTSAVETRTSWIMPFTAGGFLHISLVTVLPDLLQETDTRESLKQFTALIFGIGLMAFMTIVFES comes from the exons atgAACGCAACAATTATGAGTATCACCAACCTCACGAGTGCCCTCTTCGATGACAAACTCCAATTCCTCTGCAAGGAATTGGTTGATGCCTACGTTCCGGAATTCATCACAAGTATGCCCTACAGACCATGGATGTTCTCCGTCCTAGGATCCATTCTTATTGGACTCAGTGGTATTTTGCCACTCCTTGTTATCCCAACGCTCTCGGAGGATGacaaaaagaaaggaattaatc CTTCCGAATCCAAGAGCTTGAAGCTTCTTCTGAGCTTTGCAGTTGGTGGATTACTTGGTGATGTTTTTCTGCATCTCCTTCCGGAGGCCTGGAGTGGCGATGCGACACCCAATGGGGAGCACCCTTCAATGCGAAGTGGTCTCTGGGTGCTGGCGGGTATCCTCATCTTCACAATTGTGGAGAAAATCTTTTCGGGATATGTGAATGCCGATGAGAACAATCCACAGCCAAAGTGTGTGGAGATTGCAAATTGCCTACTGAGGAAGCACGGGGGGAAATTACCGGCGAATGGTGAAGCGATAAAGTGCACAGTGAATGGGAAGTGTGACATTGAAGATGTGCCAAATGGATGCTACCTGGCAGCACAGGAGCGCAAAGAGCCGCAGAAGAAGGTGGCTGGCTACCTAAATCTCCTAGCAAATTCCATTGACAACTTTACTCATGGCTTAGCCGTGGCTGGATCCTTCCTTCTCTCCTTCCGTCACGGTGTACTCGCCACCTTTGCCATCCTCCTCCATGAGATTCCCCATGAAGTGGGTGATTTCGCCATTCTGCTGCGATCGGGATTTAGTCGCTGGGATGCAGCAAAGGCACAACTTCTAACCGCCGGCGCAGGACTTATTGGGGCTTTAGTAGCAATCTTCGGTTCATCCGTCACATCAGCCGTTGAGACACGTACATCGTGGATTATGCCCTTCACGGCTGGGGGATTCCTTCACATTTCCCTCGTGACTGTTCTACCGGACCTCCTCCAAGAAACAGACACCCGAGAATCACTCAAACAATTCACCGCCCTCATCTTTGGCATTGGGCTCATGGCCTTCATGACGATTGTCTTTGAATCCTAA
- the LOC129797363 gene encoding protein RUFY3-like isoform X4, whose translation MSIDTKGLFFRNESEEDSGPSGTPSLSPSLSSIAESFSRRPGSNSHPVPTHFVTFDGKKIRARDPAAIERSNLVNICKLVVKELLEQSLRFGRMLDSDHLPLQHFFIVLEHVLRHGLKPKKGLLGPKKELWDILQSVEKYAVEAQDITASVRDLPTVRTQIGRARAWLRLALMQKKLADYLQALVDNRDEALAEYYEPHALMMSDEVILIMGILVGLNVIDCNLCVKEEDLDSQQGVIDFSLYLRSSTRTSPEDEVHTIVEAGNAEHMTAVLDQKNYIEELNRHLNATVANLQGKLESLTTTNALMKEDLAIARNSLLSLQAENLALRQSAQNPNANAGENLNVHDRIDPEVERTLVEEKKKRQDLERELELQVSLKAETEMAMKLLEKDIHEKQDTIVSLRRQLEDIKQINLEMYKKLQECEGELTQKGEMVSRLQAKASQIGKILTTLEKKYEGADSLESPMATTPSTGIPPVKRPYLRVDPIPPFNANKMRKSPSANLPMDNAAHPSASSSTPQATEKGND comes from the exons ATGTCGATTGATACGAAAGGTCTCTTCTTCCGCAATGAATCCGAGGAGGATTCCGGGCCTAGTGGGACCCCAAGTCTCTCCCCATCGCTCTCATCTATTGCTGAATCATTTAGCCGACGCCCTGGTAGCAATTCCCATCCGGTGCCGACGCATTTTGTAACATTCGACGGGAAGAAGATACGAG CTCGAGATCCCGCAGCTATTGAGAGGAGCAATTTGGTTAACATTTGCAAGCTTGTTGTGAAGGAATTGCTTGAGCAGTCGCTTCGTTTTGGTCGTATGTTGGACTCGGATCATCTTCCGCTGCAGCATTTCTTCATTGTGCTCGAACACGTGCTGAGGCATGGGTTGAAACCCAAAAAAGGACTTCTGGGACCAAAGAAGGAACTCTGGGATATTCTACAGAGTGTGGAGAAGTATGCTGTGGAGGCGCAAGATATTACGGCGAGTGTGAGAGATCTCCCCACGGTACGAACACAAATTGGAAGGGCTCGTGCTTGGTTGCGCTTAGCATTGATGCAGAAAAAATTGGCGGATTATCTCCAAGCTCTCGTGGATAATCGCGATGAAGCCCTGGCGGAGTACTACGAGCCCCATGCTCTCATGATGAGTGATGAGGTAATCTTGATCATGGGAATCCTCGTGGGGCTGAATGTGATTGATTGCAATTTGTGCGTCAAAGAGGAAGATCTCGATTCACAGCAAGGTGTCATTGATTTCTCACTGTATCTGCGCTCAAGCACGAGGACAAGTCCTGAAGATGAGGTGCACACAATTGTCGAAGCGGGAAATGCTGAGCACATGACGGCAGTTCTGGATCAAAAGAACTACATTGAGGAGCTGAATCGGCACTTGAA TGCAACAGTGGCTAATTTGCAGGGCAAGCTTGAGTCACTCACCACCACGAATGCCCTCATGAAAGAAGATCTTGCCATTGCTAGGAATAGTCTTCTATCGCTTCAAGCGGAAAATCTTGCTCTGCGTCAGAGTGCTCAGAATCCAAATGCAAATGCCGGTGAGAATTTGAATGTACACGATCGAATTGATCCGGAAGTGGAGAGAACACTCgtggaggagaagaagaagaggcaAGACTTGGAGAGGGAATTGGAGTTGCAA GTTTCCCTAAAGGCTGAGACGGAAATGGCGATGAAGTTGCTGGAAAAGGATATTCACGAGAAGCAGGACACCATTGTGTCTCTCCGGAGGCAGTTGGAGgatataaaacaaattaatctgGAAATGTACAAAAAGCTTCAG GAGTGCGAGGGAGAGCTCACTCAAAAGGGTGAAATGGTGTCGAGATTGCAGGCAAAAGCATCCCAGATTGGTAAAATTCTCACAACATTGGAGAAGAAGTATGAGGGGGCGGATTCATTGGAATCCCCAATGGCGACAACACCCTCCACGGGCATACCGCCGGTGAAGAGGCCATATTTGCGTGTTGATCCAATTCCACCGTTCAATGCCAACAAAATGCGAAAATCACCTTCTGCCAATTTGCCAATGGATAATGCTGCCCATCCATCGGCATCATCGTCCACGCCACAAGCTACGGAGAAGGggaatgattga